A region from the Pseudomonas cucumis genome encodes:
- a CDS encoding DUF4142 domain-containing protein, producing the protein MDGFNLRHLALAVALSTSMGTAFAAASNDFVDDAVEGGIAEVETSKLALEKSSSADVKEFAKMMVTDHSKANDELAALAKKHDIEVPDTTTVVKQAKEKILDLRDESFDAAYANNQVKAHEEAIERFKKEANTVTDDKEKGATDLKAFAQKMLPALEKHLDMAKKLQAAHPDK; encoded by the coding sequence ATGGACGGATTCAATCTGCGTCACCTCGCCCTGGCCGTAGCCTTGAGCACCAGCATGGGCACGGCTTTTGCCGCCGCCTCCAATGACTTCGTCGATGACGCAGTGGAGGGTGGTATCGCGGAAGTCGAGACCAGCAAACTGGCTCTGGAAAAAAGCTCATCGGCCGACGTCAAAGAGTTCGCCAAGATGATGGTCACCGATCATTCCAAAGCCAATGATGAACTGGCGGCACTGGCGAAAAAGCATGACATCGAGGTGCCGGACACGACGACGGTGGTCAAACAGGCCAAGGAAAAAATTCTCGATCTGCGCGATGAATCCTTCGATGCGGCCTATGCCAATAATCAGGTAAAGGCTCACGAAGAAGCCATTGAACGGTTCAAAAAAGAAGCCAACACGGTGACGGACGACAAAGAGAAAGGCGCCACCGACCTGAAGGCGTTCGCGCAAAAAATGTTGCCAGCGCTGGAAAAACACCTGGATATGGCGAAAAAACTCCAGGCGGCTCATCCCGATAAATAA
- a CDS encoding hybrid sensor histidine kinase/response regulator, whose amino-acid sequence MQFLDNSHGCTGWSGEMAGRIRAFDWSLTELGRIDTWPGSLCSAVQLLLASPLPMVMLWGRPGYMIYNDAYSRFAGGRHPYLLGSPVELGWPEVAEFNRHVVNTCLAGGTLSYHNKALVLLRDGVPEDVWMDLYYSPVADDDGHPSGVMAMVVDTTDHVISERRRQEAERAYRADNERVRLALNAGALLGSFVWDIKADVLSADERFARTFSYPPDQDLANLPPLIAEMQIHPDDRSWVQERINQSVETGIPYNAEYRVLRPDGSYLWVLASGCCEFNEQGEAFRFPGVLIDIHERKSAEESLLKFTRNLEQRVADEVEARLAAEEQLRQSQKLEAIGGLTGGVAHDFNNLLQVIAGNLHLLARHEPDNANVQRRVSASIAAVERGAKLSSQLLAFARRQPLSPAVCDPWQIFEGLGELLQRALGETIQIKVTAPDAPWHLYVDRNQLENAILNLAINARDAMNGEGTIALSAENIALDRRFCAGKGIVAGDYVCVAVTDAGVGMPPQVLAQAFEPFFTTKADGQGTGLGLSMVFGFVKQSDGHIEISSVVGQGTRVQLYFPRSLRPLPGETTRHDPQHPGGHETILVVEDNEAVRGSVVDLLREEGYQVLTAANGDLAMQMLLDGVAVDLIFTDVVMPGLIKSSDLAAWAKVQNPPVAVLFTSGHTRDIISRNHQLSPDTYLLSKPYGPEALLSMIRSVLGG is encoded by the coding sequence ATGCAGTTTCTAGACAATAGCCACGGATGTACCGGCTGGAGCGGCGAAATGGCCGGACGCATTCGTGCGTTCGACTGGAGCCTGACCGAGCTCGGGCGCATCGATACCTGGCCCGGGAGCCTGTGCAGCGCGGTGCAGTTATTGCTCGCCTCCCCCCTGCCGATGGTGATGCTGTGGGGCCGGCCCGGTTACATGATCTATAACGATGCCTACTCCAGATTTGCCGGTGGGCGCCATCCTTACCTGCTGGGTTCCCCGGTGGAGTTGGGCTGGCCAGAGGTCGCCGAATTCAATCGGCATGTGGTGAATACCTGCCTTGCGGGCGGTACCTTGTCCTATCACAACAAAGCTTTGGTGCTGTTGCGTGATGGCGTACCCGAAGACGTCTGGATGGATCTTTACTACAGTCCCGTCGCCGATGATGACGGGCATCCCTCGGGGGTCATGGCGATGGTGGTCGACACCACTGACCATGTGATTTCCGAGCGCCGCCGTCAGGAAGCCGAACGCGCTTATCGCGCCGACAACGAAAGAGTTCGCCTGGCGCTCAATGCCGGGGCTTTGCTCGGCTCGTTCGTCTGGGACATCAAGGCTGATGTGCTGTCTGCCGACGAACGCTTCGCCCGCACATTTTCCTACCCGCCCGATCAGGACCTGGCCAACCTGCCACCCCTCATCGCCGAAATGCAGATTCATCCCGACGACCGCAGTTGGGTTCAGGAACGGATCAACCAGTCGGTGGAAACCGGCATTCCCTATAACGCTGAATACCGGGTTCTGCGTCCCGATGGCAGTTACCTGTGGGTGCTGGCCAGCGGGTGTTGCGAGTTCAATGAGCAAGGTGAGGCGTTCCGCTTTCCCGGGGTGTTGATCGACATCCACGAACGCAAGAGCGCCGAAGAGTCGTTGCTCAAATTCACCCGCAACCTGGAGCAGCGCGTCGCCGACGAAGTCGAAGCGCGGCTGGCGGCCGAAGAGCAGTTGCGTCAGTCACAAAAACTCGAAGCCATCGGCGGTCTCACCGGCGGCGTGGCCCATGACTTCAACAATCTGTTGCAGGTCATCGCCGGCAACCTGCATTTGCTGGCGCGTCACGAGCCGGACAACGCCAACGTGCAACGTCGGGTCAGTGCGTCGATTGCCGCGGTCGAGCGCGGTGCCAAACTGTCGTCACAATTGCTCGCGTTCGCCCGTCGTCAGCCTTTGTCGCCGGCGGTCTGTGATCCATGGCAGATCTTCGAAGGACTGGGGGAATTGTTGCAGCGGGCGCTGGGGGAAACTATCCAGATCAAGGTGACGGCGCCTGACGCTCCATGGCATCTCTACGTGGACCGCAATCAACTGGAAAATGCCATTCTCAACCTCGCGATCAACGCCCGAGATGCGATGAACGGCGAGGGGACCATTGCCCTGAGCGCCGAGAACATTGCCCTGGACCGCAGGTTTTGCGCAGGCAAAGGCATCGTCGCCGGCGACTATGTTTGCGTCGCGGTGACTGACGCGGGTGTCGGCATGCCGCCTCAAGTGCTCGCACAGGCCTTCGAACCGTTTTTCACCACCAAGGCCGACGGCCAGGGGACCGGCCTGGGTTTGAGCATGGTGTTCGGTTTCGTCAAACAGAGCGACGGGCATATCGAGATCTCCAGCGTCGTCGGGCAGGGCACTCGGGTGCAGCTGTATTTCCCGCGTAGCTTGCGCCCATTGCCCGGTGAAACAACGCGCCATGATCCGCAGCACCCGGGCGGGCACGAAACCATTCTGGTGGTCGAGGACAACGAAGCGGTGCGTGGCTCGGTGGTGGACTTGTTGCGTGAAGAGGGCTATCAGGTGCTGACCGCGGCCAACGGTGACTTGGCCATGCAGATGTTGCTCGATGGCGTGGCGGTGGACCTGATCTTCACCGATGTGGTTATGCCCGGTCTGATCAAAAGCTCGGACCTGGCCGCCTGGGCCAAGGTGCAGAATCCCCCGGTGGCGGTGCTGTTTACCTCCGGCCACACCCGGGACATTATTTCGCGCAATCACCAACTCAGCCCCGACACTTATCTGCTGAGCAAACCTTATGGTCCTGAAGCGCTGTTGAGCATGATCCGCAGTGTGCTGGGTGGTTGA
- a CDS encoding SCP2 sterol-binding domain-containing protein, translated as MTSVADAVQAMKAKFNPAAAAGLDLVFGFRIDDTKNFSLIVKDGTCELQEGENPDAQVTLVMDGETLEGIVDGSTDGMQAFMGGKLRAEGDMMLAMKLSELFPA; from the coding sequence ATGACCTCCGTAGCTGATGCCGTACAAGCAATGAAAGCCAAGTTCAACCCAGCCGCTGCTGCCGGTCTGGACCTGGTCTTCGGTTTCCGCATCGACGACACCAAGAACTTCTCGCTGATCGTCAAAGACGGCACCTGCGAACTGCAAGAAGGCGAGAACCCGGACGCCCAGGTCACTCTGGTAATGGACGGCGAAACCCTGGAAGGTATCGTCGACGGTTCGACCGACGGCATGCAAGCGTTCATGGGCGGCAAACTGCGCGCTGAAGGCGACATGATGCTGGCCATGAAACTGTCCGAGCTGTTCCCGGCCTAA
- a CDS encoding SRPBCC family protein, translating to MRQTTEAFRARYRAAIHPLYNPWLHGAFVLLFGLLAIGAFWSTVHQVHPLEWLAVPLTLLFFNFGVYVVHRHLGHHKKRLARMFYARHAGDHHSFFTPGHMTYDNARDWRVILFPAWLIVLHTLVITAPAWWLLAQLNGNIAGLFGGCMVLGYLTYEVFHACEHLPPANPLTRLPWIRQMRRLHELHHRRERMQERNFNIVFPLMDYLFGTLYWEPEQAPPHLTRTPTRLQHVVDIAGNPLAVLAYASTATRWPEWHPSSLKVDGQSGPLYAGTRFEEDIRAGGREGHLSWEVDEYLPGRRWSARARARGDHGLSLVVTYECEAFGDGTRFVRTLEYCFSGVVMRIANRLLLKRRIERESAQSMLALREMAQKHLASTGVTA from the coding sequence GTGAGGCAAACCACCGAAGCATTCCGCGCGCGCTACCGTGCCGCTATTCATCCACTTTATAACCCTTGGCTGCATGGCGCCTTTGTGTTGCTGTTCGGTTTGCTGGCCATCGGCGCGTTCTGGAGCACCGTGCATCAGGTACACCCCCTGGAATGGCTGGCGGTGCCGCTGACTCTGTTGTTCTTCAATTTCGGCGTCTACGTCGTGCATCGACATCTGGGGCACCACAAAAAGCGTCTGGCGCGAATGTTCTACGCCCGTCACGCCGGTGACCATCACAGCTTTTTCACCCCCGGCCACATGACCTACGACAACGCACGCGACTGGCGGGTGATTCTGTTTCCGGCCTGGCTGATTGTGTTGCATACCCTCGTCATCACCGCGCCCGCGTGGTGGCTGCTGGCGCAGCTCAATGGCAACATCGCAGGGCTGTTTGGCGGCTGCATGGTCCTCGGTTACCTGACCTATGAAGTGTTCCATGCCTGCGAACATCTACCACCCGCCAACCCGCTGACACGTCTGCCGTGGATTCGCCAGATGCGCCGTCTGCACGAACTGCACCATCGCCGTGAGCGGATGCAGGAGCGCAATTTCAATATCGTGTTTCCACTGATGGACTACCTGTTCGGCACCCTGTACTGGGAGCCGGAACAAGCGCCTCCACACCTGACGAGAACGCCCACCCGCCTGCAGCACGTGGTCGACATCGCTGGAAATCCGCTCGCCGTGCTCGCCTACGCCAGCACGGCGACGCGTTGGCCGGAGTGGCATCCGTCCTCCCTCAAGGTCGATGGCCAGAGCGGCCCGTTGTATGCCGGGACGCGGTTCGAGGAAGACATTCGGGCCGGTGGGCGTGAGGGACACTTGAGTTGGGAGGTCGACGAATACTTGCCTGGTCGCCGCTGGAGCGCTCGGGCTCGGGCTCGGGGCGATCATGGACTGTCGCTGGTGGTGACTTACGAGTGCGAGGCTTTTGGGGACGGCACGCGATTTGTCCGCACCCTGGAATATTGCTTCAGCGGTGTGGTGATGCGCATCGCCAATCGACTGTTGCTCAAGCGGCGCATCGAGCGTGAATCGGCGCAATCAATGCTGGCGTTACGCGAGATGGCGCAAAAACATCTGGCCTCGACAGGAGTCACCGCGTGA
- a CDS encoding hydrogenase maturation protein has product MRSLKIILLASAFNGLTQRAWLDLRQAGHSPSVVLFTDADAVCEQIEHSGADLVICPFLKDRVPQQLWSNHQRPVVIIHPGIVGDRGASALDWAITRELSRWGVTALQAVEEMDAGPVWATCEFNLPQDLRKSELYNGRVSDAAISCIREVVEKFIAGFVPVPLDYSQRHVIGRLQPNMKQADPSFSWHDSSRFIKRCIDAADGQPGVLASLAGGQYYLYDAHLDSRSGMPGEILAVHDDAVLVATGDTSLWIGSLRHKPQPGEETFKRPARHVLAEQLAQVPPLDWSIASQPFNNENYQPIRYRESGHVGELTFEFYNGAMSTEQCQRLVEALRWAKSRDTQVLLIKGGRGSFSNGVHLNVIQAAAVPGLEAWANIQAIDDVCQELLSARQLVVSGLTGNAGAGGLMLALAADIVFARSDIVLNPHYKTMGLYGSEYWTYSLPRAVGQAMAEKLTEDCLPISTAQALQLGMVQEIGPRCPDEFDLWLLQRANGALSDPAYQAIRERKNQLDTQLMQHCRNAELEEMHQDMVQNRKQFAEKCRNFVFKRKACGTPQRLVAQWAVVKEVELAG; this is encoded by the coding sequence ATGCGGTCATTGAAAATCATTCTGCTGGCATCAGCATTCAACGGGCTGACCCAACGGGCCTGGCTGGACTTGCGTCAGGCTGGTCACTCACCCAGCGTGGTGCTGTTCACCGATGCAGACGCGGTGTGCGAGCAAATCGAACACTCCGGCGCAGACCTGGTGATCTGCCCGTTTCTCAAGGACCGGGTACCCCAACAACTATGGAGCAACCACCAGCGTCCCGTGGTGATCATTCATCCGGGCATTGTCGGCGACCGTGGCGCCAGTGCGCTGGACTGGGCCATCACCCGCGAACTCAGCCGCTGGGGTGTGACCGCGTTGCAAGCAGTGGAGGAAATGGATGCCGGGCCGGTCTGGGCCACCTGTGAATTCAACCTGCCCCAAGACCTGCGCAAATCCGAGTTGTACAACGGGCGCGTCAGCGATGCCGCGATCTCCTGCATCCGCGAAGTCGTGGAAAAATTCATCGCCGGGTTCGTGCCTGTGCCCTTGGATTACAGCCAACGCCATGTGATTGGCCGCTTGCAGCCGAACATGAAGCAAGCCGACCCGTCCTTCAGCTGGCACGATAGCTCGCGCTTCATCAAACGCTGCATCGACGCTGCCGACGGCCAGCCCGGTGTATTGGCGAGTCTGGCTGGCGGTCAGTATTACCTCTACGACGCTCACCTGGATTCGCGCAGCGGCATGCCGGGGGAGATTCTCGCGGTGCACGATGATGCGGTGCTGGTGGCGACCGGCGATACCAGCCTGTGGATCGGCTCGCTGCGACACAAACCCCAGCCCGGTGAAGAAACCTTCAAACGCCCGGCCCGGCATGTGCTCGCCGAACAGCTGGCGCAAGTGCCGCCCCTTGATTGGTCGATCGCCTCCCAGCCGTTCAACAATGAAAATTATCAACCGATCCGCTATCGCGAATCCGGCCACGTCGGCGAGCTGACCTTCGAGTTTTACAATGGCGCGATGAGCACCGAACAGTGCCAGCGATTGGTGGAAGCCCTGCGCTGGGCCAAGTCCCGGGACACCCAAGTGCTGCTGATCAAGGGCGGGCGCGGCAGTTTCTCCAACGGCGTGCACCTCAACGTGATTCAGGCCGCAGCGGTTCCGGGGCTGGAAGCCTGGGCCAATATTCAAGCGATCGACGACGTTTGCCAGGAACTGCTCAGCGCCCGGCAACTGGTGGTCAGCGGCCTGACCGGCAACGCCGGGGCCGGCGGCTTGATGCTGGCACTGGCGGCCGACATCGTCTTCGCCCGGTCCGACATCGTGCTCAACCCCCATTATAAAACCATGGGCCTGTACGGCTCCGAGTACTGGACCTACAGCCTGCCCCGCGCTGTCGGCCAGGCAATGGCGGAAAAACTCACGGAGGATTGTCTGCCGATCAGCACCGCCCAGGCCTTGCAACTGGGCATGGTCCAGGAAATCGGCCCTCGCTGCCCCGACGAGTTTGATCTGTGGTTGTTGCAACGGGCCAATGGTGCGTTGAGTGATCCGGCGTATCAGGCGATACGCGAACGTAAAAACCAGCTCGATACTCAGCTGATGCAGCACTGTCGCAATGCCGAGCTGGAAGAAATGCACCAGGACATGGTGCAGAACCGCAAACAGTTTGCCGAGAAGTGCCGTAACTTTGTGTTCAAGCGCAAGGCGTGTGGCACGCCGCAACGGTTGGTGGCGCAGTGGGCGGTGGTGAAGGAAGTTGAATTGGCCGGGTGA
- a CDS encoding SMP-30/gluconolactonase/LRE family protein, whose amino-acid sequence MKALKFRHLLLLLIIVIGGFLLLLPTKVQPIAWTPSPAPSLIDGIYTDNQRLKGVERVGAADIDGPEALLLEEGVLITGLHDGRLISTSLDGKTTKVLADTGGRPLGLARHPNGLLVIADGVKGLLSLDAQGRVIALSTAANNVPFGFTDDVVIDKSGHYAYFSDASSRWGYGKDGEAIIEHGGDGRLLRYDFQTGTTTVLLDKLEFANGVTLGPDDAFVLVNETGAYRISRYWLTGPKAGTHDLFIDNLPGLPDNLAFNGRDRFWVALYAPRNALLDATAPYPLVRKMIVRAMTVLPKPVESRAFALGLDLDGKVIANLQDASSGNYSPITTVREYGDWLYLGSLKARHMARLPLSTALQ is encoded by the coding sequence GTGAAAGCCCTCAAGTTTCGGCATTTATTGTTGCTGTTGATCATTGTGATTGGCGGCTTCCTGTTGTTATTACCCACCAAAGTCCAGCCAATCGCCTGGACCCCGTCACCGGCGCCCTCCCTCATCGATGGCATCTACACAGACAATCAGCGCCTCAAAGGCGTGGAACGTGTCGGCGCCGCTGACATCGACGGCCCGGAGGCGCTGCTGCTGGAGGAAGGCGTCCTCATCACCGGTCTGCATGACGGCCGGTTGATTAGCACCAGCCTCGACGGCAAGACCACCAAGGTGCTGGCCGATACCGGTGGCAGGCCATTGGGTCTGGCGCGCCATCCCAATGGTTTGCTGGTGATCGCCGATGGGGTCAAGGGTTTGCTGTCGCTCGATGCTCAGGGCCGTGTGATTGCATTGAGCACCGCGGCCAATAACGTGCCCTTCGGCTTTACCGATGACGTGGTCATCGACAAGTCCGGGCATTACGCCTATTTCAGCGATGCTTCCAGCCGTTGGGGTTACGGCAAGGATGGCGAGGCGATCATCGAGCACGGCGGCGACGGTCGATTGCTGCGTTATGACTTCCAGACCGGCACGACGACGGTCTTGCTGGATAAGCTGGAGTTCGCCAACGGTGTGACCCTGGGGCCTGACGATGCGTTTGTGCTGGTCAACGAAACCGGCGCCTATCGCATCAGCCGCTATTGGCTGACCGGGCCGAAAGCCGGAACCCATGATCTGTTCATCGACAATTTGCCAGGGCTGCCGGACAACCTGGCATTCAATGGCCGCGACCGTTTCTGGGTGGCGCTGTATGCCCCGCGCAATGCATTGCTCGACGCCACAGCGCCCTACCCTCTGGTACGCAAAATGATCGTGCGCGCGATGACGGTCTTGCCCAAACCGGTGGAAAGCCGCGCCTTCGCCCTCGGCCTGGACCTCGACGGTAAAGTGATTGCCAATCTGCAGGACGCCAGCAGCGGCAATTATTCCCCCATCACCACCGTGCGCGAGTACGGGGACTGGTTGTATCTGGGATCGCTGAAAGCACGGCACATGGCGCGGTTGCCGTTGAGTACGGCATTGCAGTAG
- a CDS encoding LysR family transcriptional regulator yields MDIDLARTFLEIVRHGSLAAAAEKLHVTQTAITARVQKLESQLGSTLFVRNRAGARLTPNGEAFVVYANQLVQTWEAARRDLPLPEGYRDVLHIGGEVSLCNPLMLSWAGELREKIPSHALRMEIRDGENLLRQLELGVLDAALVYQPEYWPRLQVEQVLEEKLILVRLAGQPDPYVYIDWGPDFRRQHDAALPEKAKAALSFNLGPLALQYILENGGSGYFRTRVVQSYLESGVLEPVPKAPEFSYPTYLVYSRDRDSATLQRAFDLLREVIKTDDDWSQRWNPLT; encoded by the coding sequence ATGGACATTGACCTCGCCCGCACCTTTCTGGAAATTGTCCGCCACGGCAGTCTGGCCGCGGCGGCTGAAAAACTGCATGTCACCCAGACCGCGATCACCGCCCGTGTGCAGAAGCTCGAAAGTCAGCTCGGCAGCACGCTGTTCGTGCGAAACCGCGCCGGAGCACGCCTGACGCCGAACGGTGAGGCCTTTGTGGTTTACGCCAACCAACTGGTGCAGACCTGGGAAGCGGCGCGCCGTGACTTGCCGCTGCCCGAGGGCTACCGCGATGTGCTGCACATCGGTGGCGAGGTCAGTCTGTGCAACCCGTTGATGCTCAGTTGGGCCGGCGAGCTGCGCGAGAAAATCCCCAGCCATGCCCTGCGCATGGAAATCCGCGACGGCGAGAACCTGCTGCGCCAACTGGAGCTGGGGGTGCTGGATGCGGCGCTGGTCTATCAGCCCGAGTACTGGCCACGCCTGCAAGTGGAGCAGGTGCTGGAAGAAAAACTCATCCTGGTCCGCCTGGCCGGGCAGCCCGATCCTTACGTGTATATCGATTGGGGCCCGGACTTCCGTCGTCAGCACGATGCCGCGTTGCCGGAAAAGGCCAAGGCGGCCTTGAGCTTCAACCTCGGACCGCTGGCCTTGCAGTACATCCTGGAAAACGGCGGCAGCGGCTATTTCCGCACCCGCGTGGTCCAGAGCTACCTGGAAAGCGGCGTGCTGGAGCCAGTGCCCAAAGCTCCGGAGTTCAGCTACCCGACCTACCTGGTTTACTCCCGGGACCGCGACTCGGCGACCCTGCAACGAGCCTTCGATTTGCTGCGCGAAGTGATCAAGACGGATGACGACTGGTCCCAGCGCTGGAACCCCTTGACCTGA
- a CDS encoding amidohydrolase, producing MPDAPADLILYNGRLHTVDRKKPQASAVAIKDGRFVVVGSDAQAMALQGPGTQIIDLHGRTVIPGLNDSHLHLIRGGLNYNLELRWEGVPSLADALRMLKDQADRTPTPQWVRVVGGWNEFQFAEKRLPTIEELNKAAPDTPVFVLHLYDRALLNRAALKVVGYTRDTPNPPGGEIQRDANGDPTGMLIARPNAMILYSTLAKGPKLPLEYQVNSTRQFMRELNRLGVTSAIDAGGGYQNYPDDYQVIQQLAKDQQLTVRIAYNLFTQKPKEELTDFKNWTSTSHYGQGDDFLRHNGAGEMLVFSAADFEDFLEPRPDLPQTMEQELEPVVRHLVEQRWPFRLHATYNESISRMLDVFEKVNRDIPFDGLPWFFDHAETITPRNIERVKALGGGIAIQDRMAFQGEYFVDRYGAKAAEATPPIARMLAEGVPVGAGTDATRVSSYNPWTSMYWLVSGRTVGGLALYPQGLSRDTALELFTHGSAWFSSEQGKKGQIKVGQLADLIALSADYFHIEDEAIKWIESVLTIVDGKIVYGSVEFEKLGPPPIPVVPEWSPVVNVPGHWKPLAPLTAQAHQCVGACAVHAHSHERARLSSAPVSDFQGFWGAFGCSCFAF from the coding sequence ATGCCCGATGCTCCGGCCGATCTGATTCTGTACAACGGACGCCTGCACACCGTCGACCGCAAGAAACCCCAGGCCAGTGCTGTCGCGATCAAGGACGGGCGCTTCGTGGTGGTCGGCAGCGATGCCCAGGCCATGGCTCTGCAAGGTCCTGGCACGCAGATCATCGACCTGCATGGCCGAACGGTGATTCCCGGTCTCAACGATTCCCACCTGCACTTGATCCGTGGTGGTCTGAACTACAACCTGGAACTGCGCTGGGAAGGCGTGCCGTCCCTGGCCGATGCCTTGCGCATGCTCAAGGACCAGGCCGATCGCACGCCAACGCCGCAATGGGTGCGGGTAGTCGGTGGCTGGAACGAGTTCCAGTTTGCCGAGAAGCGCCTGCCGACGATTGAAGAACTGAACAAGGCTGCGCCGGACACCCCGGTGTTCGTCCTGCACCTCTACGACCGCGCCCTGCTCAACCGTGCAGCGCTGAAAGTAGTCGGTTATACCCGCGACACGCCGAACCCACCGGGCGGCGAGATCCAGCGCGATGCCAATGGCGACCCCACTGGCATGCTGATCGCCCGCCCCAATGCGATGATCCTCTACTCGACCCTGGCCAAGGGACCGAAGTTGCCTCTGGAGTATCAGGTCAACTCGACCCGCCAATTCATGCGCGAACTCAATCGCCTGGGCGTCACCAGCGCCATCGATGCCGGCGGCGGTTATCAGAATTATCCAGACGATTATCAAGTCATCCAGCAACTGGCCAAAGACCAGCAGCTCACGGTGCGCATTGCCTACAACCTGTTCACCCAGAAACCCAAGGAAGAACTGACTGACTTCAAGAACTGGACCAGCACTTCCCATTACGGTCAGGGCGATGACTTCCTGCGGCACAACGGTGCCGGGGAAATGCTGGTGTTCTCGGCAGCGGATTTCGAAGACTTCCTCGAACCCCGCCCCGACCTGCCGCAAACCATGGAGCAGGAGCTGGAACCGGTGGTGCGGCACCTCGTCGAGCAGCGCTGGCCCTTCCGCCTGCACGCCACCTACAACGAATCCATCAGCCGCATGCTCGACGTGTTCGAGAAGGTCAACCGGGATATTCCGTTCGACGGCTTGCCATGGTTCTTCGATCATGCCGAAACCATCACCCCACGGAACATTGAGCGGGTCAAAGCCTTGGGGGGCGGCATCGCGATACAGGACCGCATGGCGTTCCAGGGCGAGTATTTTGTCGACCGTTACGGCGCGAAGGCGGCTGAAGCGACACCACCGATCGCGCGCATGCTCGCCGAGGGGGTGCCGGTGGGCGCTGGCACCGATGCCACGCGCGTGTCCAGCTACAACCCCTGGACCTCGATGTATTGGCTGGTCAGCGGCCGCACCGTCGGCGGGCTGGCGTTGTACCCGCAAGGTTTGAGCCGGGATACGGCGCTGGAACTGTTCACCCATGGCAGCGCCTGGTTTTCCTCCGAACAAGGCAAGAAAGGCCAGATCAAGGTCGGGCAACTGGCGGACCTGATTGCACTGTCGGCGGACTACTTTCACATCGAAGACGAAGCGATCAAATGGATCGAGTCGGTGCTGACCATTGTCGACGGCAAGATCGTCTACGGCAGCGTGGAGTTTGAAAAACTGGGTCCTCCGCCCATTCCGGTGGTGCCTGAGTGGTCGCCCGTGGTGAATGTACCGGGGCACTGGAAACCATTGGCGCCGCTGACCGCGCAAGCGCACCAGTGTGTGGGCGCTTGCGCGGTGCATGCCCACAGCCATGAGCGGGCGCGGTTGTCGTCAGCGCCGGTCAGTGACTTTCAAGGGTTCTGGGGGGCGTTTGGCTGTTCGTGTTTCGCGTTTTGA
- a CDS encoding histidine phosphatase family protein: MGSIYLIRHGQASFGADDYDVLSPTGIRQAELLGQHLAELGVSFDRCLSGDLRRQQHTANSALEQFAAVGMPVPLLEIDSAFNEFDADAVIRALLPAMLDDEPQALDILRNAAQNRAEFQRIFALIIERWLAGTYDTPGLESWLGFVERVQAGLHRLLEQADNTQKIAVFTSGGTITALLHLITQMPAKQAFELNWQIVNTSLNLLKFRGREVALASFNSHAHLQLLKAPELITFR, from the coding sequence GTGGGCAGCATCTACTTGATTCGACATGGCCAAGCCTCCTTTGGTGCAGACGACTATGACGTTCTGTCGCCGACCGGTATTCGCCAGGCAGAACTCCTCGGCCAGCACCTGGCCGAACTCGGTGTCAGCTTCGATCGCTGCCTGTCGGGCGACCTGCGCCGCCAGCAACACACCGCCAACAGCGCGCTGGAACAATTCGCCGCCGTCGGTATGCCGGTGCCGCTGCTGGAAATCGATTCCGCCTTCAACGAATTCGACGCTGACGCGGTGATCCGCGCCCTGCTGCCGGCCATGTTGGACGACGAGCCCCAAGCGCTGGATATCCTGCGCAACGCCGCACAAAACCGTGCGGAATTCCAACGCATCTTTGCCTTGATCATCGAGCGCTGGCTCGCCGGCACCTACGACACACCGGGCCTGGAGAGCTGGCTGGGTTTCGTCGAACGCGTACAGGCCGGTCTGCATCGATTGCTCGAACAAGCCGACAACACCCAGAAAATCGCCGTGTTCACCTCCGGCGGCACCATCACTGCCCTGCTCCACCTCATTACGCAAATGCCCGCAAAGCAGGCCTTTGAACTGAACTGGCAAATCGTCAACACCTCGCTCAATCTGCTGAAGTTTCGCGGTCGCGAGGTGGCCCTGGCTTCCTTCAACAGTCATGCACACCTGCAACTGCTGAAGGCCCCGGAACTCATCACGTTTCGCTGA
- a CDS encoding DUF465 domain-containing protein — MPVTHDLYQDLKLSKEEIQQKRTKDTLLDSLLNKYSQVDAEVLKAESAQSDAPSDEALKKLKEKRVQVKNKIVDRLQTPS, encoded by the coding sequence ATGCCGGTGACTCATGATCTGTATCAGGATCTGAAACTTTCAAAGGAAGAGATCCAGCAAAAACGCACCAAGGATACGTTACTGGATTCACTGCTCAACAAGTACTCCCAGGTGGATGCCGAGGTGTTGAAGGCCGAGTCCGCACAATCGGATGCGCCCAGCGATGAGGCACTGAAGAAGCTCAAGGAGAAGCGCGTACAGGTCAAGAACAAAATCGTTGATCGACTTCAGACGCCCTCTTGA